The following proteins are co-located in the Larimichthys crocea isolate SSNF chromosome XXIV, L_crocea_2.0, whole genome shotgun sequence genome:
- the ccdc197 gene encoding uncharacterized protein CCDC197: MPFIQSIKQCRLPGSCHDNGETIPAHSLLSRLRYLGNSYTNPGKHPEQARLDFFLIVQTWNNYRTCSLIRIPGRYICKKTKQNKNKRNTMTTSLLPVIDSSDPRLKLTVQNRMRNIFVTQSEDTRQRKEENVNHIPVVTETPSRVLETGVNTTQKTLVLKKQAELDEVDKQLALKRQEFKSYVEALARRRSELEIKQQQTKERVMKFEKFVAENDVKRRQARKKFEDAREQNMLKQRELEDLTEQLKQLRASHQVLKERMAKYKIYEDYLMKTLDYFPSSYLDNGSDSLVMPIIRRHETLSITHKELLQRVRRLEEEVEQGQRQLQTMKQEHSVKKLMANKELSELQSELETLKEKNKQMEVNLMTQESLSREKVGQVGALLMAINNLAEQCYLDAYGPLENMNVLTMMDMVKEYLLDKADTEKRVRRLMESGSAMTSKTALTDRRGRGSMKSMSSKTQIKSPSKVSRKSETMS, from the exons ATGCCATTTATTCAGTCAATAAAACAGTGCCGCCTCCCTGGCAGTTGCCATGACAACGGAGAAACGATCCCGGCACATTCCCTGTTGTCTCGCCTCCGTTACCTGGGCAACAGCTACACAAATCCAGGAAAACATCCGGAACAGGCCCGTTTGGACTTCTTTCTGATCGTCCAAACGTGGAATAACTACAGGACTTGTTCACTCATCAGGATTCCTGGACGatatatttgcaaaaaaacaaaacaaaacaaaaacaaacgcaACACCATGACGACGTCTTTACTCCCTGTCATAGACAGTAGCGATCCTCGTCTAAAACTGACGGTGCAAAACAGaatgagaaatatttttgtaaCACAGTCGGAAGACACCAG acaaagaaaagaggaaaatgtcAACCACATACCAGTTGTAACAGAG acTCCCAGCAGAGTCCTTGAGACAGGAGTGAATACTACACAAAAGACCCTGGTTCTGAAGAAACAGGCTGAGTTGGATGAGGTGGACAAACAACTAGCACTCAAACGGCAAGAGTTTAAAAGCTATGTGGAGGCTCTAGCTCGGAGAAGGTCTGaactggaaataaaacaacagcag ACTAAAGAGAGGGTGATGAAATTTGAAAAGTTTGTggctgaaaatgatgtgaagCGACGCCAGGCGCGGAAAAAGTTTGAGGATGCACGGGAGCAGAACATGTTGAAGCAGAGAGAGTTAGAAGATCTGACAGAACAGCTGAAACAACTTAGAGCCAG CCATCAAGTTTTAAAGGAGAGAATGGCAAAATACAAAATCTATGAGGATTACTTGATGAAAACACTAGATTATTTCCCCAGCT CTTACCTTGACAATGGGTCTGACTCTTTGGTTATGCCCATCATTCGGCGCCATGAGACCCTGTCCATCACCCACAAAGAGCTTCTGCAGCGTGTACGGCGTCTGGAGGAAGAGGTTGAGCAGGGCCAGCGACAACTGCAGACCATGAAGCAGGAACACAGCGTAAAAAAACtg ATGGCCAATAAGGAACTGTCTGAACTCCAGAGTGAGTTAGAAACCctgaaagagaagaacaagCAGATGGAGGTTAACCTGATGACGCAGGAAAGCCTGTCCAGAGAGAAG GTTGGACAAGTGGGAGCCTTGCTTATGGCCATCAACAACCTTGCCGAGCAGTGTTATCTAGACGCATATGGACCTCTGGAAAACATGAACGTACTGACAATGATGGACATGGTGAAG GAATATCTTCTGGATAaggcagacacagagaagagagtgagGAGACTGATGGAGTCAGGGTCTGCCATGACAAGTAAAACagctctgacagacagaagagggagaggatCGATGAAAAGCATGAGCagcaaaacacaaatcaaaagtCCGAGCAAAGTCAGCAGAAAGAGCGAAACAATGAGTTGA